The Micropterus dolomieu isolate WLL.071019.BEF.003 ecotype Adirondacks linkage group LG20, ASM2129224v1, whole genome shotgun sequence genome has a segment encoding these proteins:
- the xkr5b gene encoding XK-related protein 5b → MRDYSATPSNGGSCMPCCQVCVFAFTAFLLVAERTALIYCFVYYLWVGHNYCYAYLAGFTALFLLPGWGPQLLSYLWYLSDGRIRRKSLTWTHILHLGIFKRLLECMALPDEDVYGEIMQQADASALRLFEALVVTLPQTLLQTYVLICTDIGIKSPASVCFVVCLLSLAWALVLYARACSLIRPGHLQMTPAAILCRLLWRVSMLGSRFAVLMLFTRIFKQWVLGVMGVHWLGATFWMVSQQTDIIRSTSRWRLFNLVLGAIHIFLFLNVKHGQSRCRIAGFYLAMFIENAFLLLASSWMFTMVSWDTVGIPAAVFCSFLIGVIALVLYYRFLHPKSFEIFQSIRYRGIGGACMERGSTLSLEEKVTPTFNRHATLSGGGTLMDLPIQWEGWKHHHWLLIRLALKTGDVTKIWSLYGEGGLAGLMGLSEEVHSPDELLVPRHPPVQPQVPQISQPAPQPAPPQVTQAPQVREVVQPPKPAPTSVVARPVRKAPPTTIQDMRRFPEIIPVQEVILEETERETEEESSAPPSEDKGDEEFQSAAYGSPTISSPRQTGSLRHIDSNAATLTEASSSPGSLDIKTPGWSPERRSPLPIGSPEKKSGIPGESSTTLYFSADAQSPSSGSYLGWGSELSPISTYRSPYRIREARFVTSTPRLEPRAGAESPCLAPVVVIPATPGTTPGTSPGGTPGASTPAASTPAASTPAASTPTASTPGTPVVPLTPVISHARKQMVQFVDSRERAV, encoded by the exons ATGAGAGACTACTCAGCGACTCCGAGCAATGGAGGCTCCTGTATGCCGTGTTGCCAAGTTTGCGTCTTTGCCTTTACCGCATTTCTCCTCGTTGCAGAGAGGACGGCAC TGATCTACTGCTTTGTGTACTATCTGTGGGTGGGTCACAACTACTGCTATGCCTATCTTGCTGGCTTCACTGCACTGTTCCTGCTGCCAG GTTGGGGTCCCCAGTTGCTCAGTTACCTGTGGTACCTGTCAGATGGACGCATCCGCAGGAAGTCTCTCACCTGGACACACATACTGCACCTGGGTATCTTCAAAAG GCTGTTGGAGTGTATGGCTCTGCCAGATGAGGATGTGTATGGTGAGATCATGCAGCAGGCTGATGCATCTGCCTTGCGTCTGTTTGAGGCCTTGGTGGTCACCCTTCCTCAGACGCTGCTGCAGACCTATGTGCTCATCTGTACTGATATAGGAATCAAGTCTCCAG cctctgtgtgttttgtagtgTGTTTGTTATCTCTCGCCTGGGCCTTGGTCCTCTATGCCAGAGCCTGTTCACTCATCAGACCAGGACACCTACAAATGACCCCCGCTGCCATACTCTGCCGACTGCTGTGGAGG GTCAGTATGTTGGGATCTCGATTTGCCGTTCTTATGCTCTTCACACGTATCTTTAAACAGTGGGTCCTTGGAGTAATGG gtgtgCACTGGCTTGGTGCAACTTTCTGGATGGTGTCTCAGCAGACTGACATCATACGTTCAACTAGTCGATGGAGACTCTTCAACCTCGTTCTGGGAGCCATTCACATCTTCCTTTTCCTCAATGTGAAGCACGGTCAATCCAGATGCCGCATTGCTGGTTTCTAcctg GCCATGTTTATAGAGAACGCTTTTCTTCTTCTGGCCTCCTCGTGGATGTTCACCATGGTGTCCTGGGATACGGTGGGAATCCCAGCTGCAGTCTTCTGTAGCTTCCTCATAG gagTGATAGCATTGGTGCTGTACTATCGTTTCCTCCACCCTAAGTCCTTTGAAATTTTCCAGAGTATTCGCTACAGGGGGATAGGTGGAGCCTGCATGGAGCGTGGATCTACACTCTCATTGGAGGAGAAAGTCACACCCACTTTTAACCGCCATGCGACACTGTCAG GAGGTGGGACCCTCATGGATCTCCCTATCCAATGGGAGGGCTGGAAACATCACCACTGGCTGCTGATTCGCTTGGCCCTGAAGACGGGGGATGTAACTAAGATCTGGTCGTTGTATGGCGAGGGGGGACTTGCCGGACTGATGGGTCTGTCTGAAGAAGTTCACTCCCCCGATGAACTTCTTGTCCCTCGG CATCCACCTGTTCAGCCACAGGTTCCTCAGATCTCGCAACCAGCTCCTCAACCAGCTCCACCACAGGTGACCCAGGCTCCACAG GTGAGAGAGGTGGTCCAGCCACCAAAGCCAGCTCCCACCAGTGTGGTAGCCAGACCAGTGAGAAAAGCTCCTCCCACAACAATCCAAGATATGAGAAGGTTTCCAGAGATCATCCCAGTCCAGGAGGTCATTCTTGAAGAGacggaaagagagacagaagaggagtcCAGCGCTCCACCATCAGAAGACAAAG GTGATGAGGAGTTTCAGAGTGCAGCTTATGGCTCGCCAACTATTTCATCTCCGCGGCAAACAGGAAGCCTCCGCCACATTGACAGCAATGCTGCGACCCTGACTGAAGCCTCGTCCTCCCCAGGCTCTCTGGACATCAAGACTCCCGGCTGGTCACCTGAGCGACGTTCCCCTCTCCCAATTGGTTCCCCGGAGAAAAAATCGGGGATCCCTGGAGAGTCCAGCACTACATTGTACTTCAGCGCGGATGCACAGTCTCCCTCCAGTGGGAGCTATCTAGGCTGGGGTTCCGAGTTGTCCCCCATCTCCACCTACAGAAGTCCCTACCGGATCAGAGAGGCTCGCTTTGTCACATCCACCCCACGACTGGAGCCTCGAGCTGGCGCTGAAAGTCCATGCCTAGCCCCTGTTGTTGTTATCCCTGCCACTCCTGGTACAACACCCGGCACCTCCCCAGGTGGAACCCCTGGTGCTTCAACACCCGCTGCTTCAACACCCGCTGCTTCAACACCCGCTGCTTCAACACCCACCGCTTCAACCCCTG GTACTCCAGTGGTTCCACTCACTCCAGTCATCTCCCATGCTCGCAAACAGATGGTCCAGTTTGTGGACAGCAGAGAGAGGGCAGTGTAA
- the eva1a gene encoding protein eva-1 homolog A, producing MSAPATERPNMEVKVVSQEMALLSNLLAAYTFIADQPERTALVFLGGVCVGLLVTLCAIVFQIHCRADCHYGNNKNPHHRHRNRHHHRRHHSCPHHQPIESNPDNTAVVTSGGPGPAGDSESEDWDDTSDLSARRRRRFERALLNATMFTSTEELDRAQRLEERERILREIWMNGQPDISTVTQSLNRYY from the exons ATGAGCGCTCCAGCGACAGAACGCCCAAATATggaggtgaaggtggtctcacAGGAGATGGCATTACTTAGCAACCTACTGGCAGCTTACACCTTCATTGCAG aCCAACCAGAGAGGACAGCCCTGGTGTTTCTGGGCGGTGTCTGTGTCGGCCTTCTTGTCACGCTCTGTGCCATCGTCTTCCAGATACACTGTCGAGCAGACTGTCACTATGGCAACAATAAAAACCCTCACCATCGCCACAGGAACAGGCATCATCACCGTCGCCACCACAGCTGTCCCCACCATCAGCCCATCGAAAGTAATCCAGACAACACTGCTGTTGTTACCTCTGGAGGGCCTGGGCCTGCTGGGGACAGCGAATCAGAGGACTGGGATGACACGTCTGACCTGTCGGCACGACGACGCAGACGCTTTGAGAGAGCTCTGCTGAACGCCACCATGTTCACATCAACTGAGG AGCTAGACAGGGCCCAGCGGCTAGAAGAGCGGGAAAGGATTCTCCGAGAGATCTGGATGAATGGACAACCAGACATCAGTACAGTCACTCAAAGCCTCAACAGATATTACTGA